One window of Deinococcus metalli genomic DNA carries:
- the carB gene encoding carbamoyl-phosphate synthase large subunit translates to MPKRTDLNTILILGSGPIQIGQAAEFDYSGTQALKALKKEGYRVVLVNSNPATIMTDPDLADATYLEPLTPAFVRRVIEKERPDALLPTLGGQTALNLAMDLNADGTLEEFGVELIGANAAAIRKGEDREEFQAAMKKIGVETAKGRMVHSMDEAVEYQKEIGLPIVIRPSFTLGGTGGGIAHTYEDFLAITEGGLRDSPVTSVLLEESILGWKEYELEVMRDTADTVVIITSIENFDPMGVHTGDSITVAPAQTLSDVEYQRLRDQSLAIIREIGVDTGGSNIQFAVNPKDGRVIVIEMNPRVSRSSALASKATGFPIAKIAALLAVGYHLDELKNDITRITPASFEPSIDYVVTKIPRFAFEKFPGSSDALGTQMRSVGEVMAIGRTFKESLQKAMRSIESDVRGAFAAMGEEELRGLLYGNPRRLEAVIELLRRGESEKALFDATKIDPWFLGQLKEIVDAEKELLDLGPIGEWKYEIWREVKRLGFSDARIGEIVGLSELDVRELRKAAKAVPVYKTVDTCAAEFEAHTPYHYSTYEWEDEVRATDRPKVVILGSGPNRIGQGVEFDYATVHAVWALQDAGYETIMVNSNPETVSTDYDTADRLYFEPLTFEDVMNIVEHEQPVGVIVQLGGQTPLKLARRLADAGAPIIGTSPETIHEAEDRASFNALCERLGLPQPRGKVAATPDQAAALAAELGFPLMARPSYVLGGRAMRTVRSMDELTTYLDEVYAAVEGQPSILLDQFLEGALELDVDTLCDGQQAVVAGIMEHIEAAGVHSGDSACILPPVTLSPELLARVKADTERLALELGVKGLMNVQWAVKDDVAYILEANPRASRTVPFVSKAVNHPLAKSAARIAVGHTLEQIGLSETPTPDMYSVKEVHLPFLKFAGVIPTLGPEMKSTGESMGIDRDPYLAYYRAQIGAKSNVPTQGTALLLGDGLDDVAASLEHSGLTVIRTQDGTTLPDLLIDVTGSRLLRTALERGVPIVSTKEAAEWTAKAIAAAKGQELGVTSLQEWVG, encoded by the coding sequence ATGCCTAAGCGGACTGACCTGAACACGATCCTTATCCTCGGCAGCGGGCCCATCCAGATCGGGCAGGCGGCCGAGTTCGACTATTCGGGCACGCAGGCCCTGAAGGCCCTGAAGAAGGAGGGCTACCGCGTGGTGCTGGTGAACTCCAACCCCGCGACGATCATGACGGACCCCGACCTGGCCGACGCGACGTACCTGGAGCCGCTGACGCCGGCCTTCGTGCGACGGGTGATCGAGAAGGAGCGCCCGGACGCCCTGCTGCCCACCCTGGGCGGCCAGACGGCCCTGAACCTCGCCATGGACCTGAACGCCGACGGCACGCTGGAGGAATTCGGCGTGGAGCTGATCGGCGCGAACGCCGCCGCGATCCGCAAGGGTGAGGACCGCGAGGAATTCCAGGCGGCCATGAAGAAGATCGGCGTGGAGACCGCCAAGGGCCGCATGGTGCACTCGATGGACGAGGCCGTGGAGTACCAGAAGGAGATCGGCCTGCCCATCGTGATCCGGCCTTCGTTCACGCTGGGCGGCACCGGCGGCGGCATCGCGCACACCTACGAGGACTTCCTGGCGATCACCGAGGGCGGCCTGCGCGACAGCCCCGTGACCAGCGTGCTGCTGGAAGAGAGCATCCTGGGCTGGAAGGAGTACGAGCTGGAGGTGATGCGCGACACGGCCGACACGGTCGTGATCATCACGTCCATCGAGAACTTCGACCCGATGGGCGTGCACACCGGCGACTCGATCACGGTGGCCCCGGCGCAGACCCTGAGTGACGTGGAGTACCAGCGGCTGCGCGACCAGAGCCTCGCCATCATCCGCGAGATCGGGGTGGACACGGGCGGCAGCAACATCCAGTTCGCCGTGAACCCGAAAGACGGCCGCGTGATCGTGATCGAGATGAACCCGCGCGTGAGCCGCAGCAGCGCGCTGGCGAGCAAGGCCACGGGCTTCCCGATCGCCAAGATCGCGGCGCTGCTGGCGGTCGGCTACCACCTGGACGAACTGAAGAACGACATCACCCGGATCACCCCGGCGTCGTTCGAGCCCAGCATCGACTACGTGGTCACGAAGATCCCGCGCTTCGCCTTCGAGAAGTTCCCGGGCAGCAGTGACGCGCTGGGCACGCAGATGCGCAGCGTGGGCGAGGTCATGGCGATCGGCCGCACCTTCAAGGAGTCGCTCCAGAAGGCCATGCGCAGCATCGAGTCCGACGTGCGCGGCGCCTTCGCGGCCATGGGCGAGGAAGAACTGCGCGGCCTGCTGTACGGCAACCCCCGCCGCCTGGAGGCCGTGATCGAACTGCTGCGCCGGGGCGAGTCGGAGAAGGCGCTCTTCGACGCCACCAAGATCGATCCGTGGTTCCTGGGGCAGCTGAAGGAAATCGTGGACGCCGAGAAGGAACTCCTCGACCTCGGGCCGATTGGCGAGTGGAAGTACGAGATCTGGCGTGAGGTCAAGCGCCTGGGCTTCTCGGACGCGCGGATCGGGGAGATCGTGGGGCTGAGCGAGCTGGACGTGCGCGAGCTGCGCAAGGCCGCCAAGGCCGTGCCGGTGTACAAGACCGTGGACACCTGCGCCGCCGAGTTCGAGGCGCACACGCCGTACCACTACTCCACCTACGAGTGGGAGGACGAGGTGCGCGCCACCGACCGCCCCAAGGTCGTGATCCTGGGCAGCGGCCCCAACCGGATTGGGCAGGGCGTGGAGTTCGACTACGCGACCGTGCACGCCGTGTGGGCGCTTCAGGACGCCGGGTACGAGACCATCATGGTCAACTCCAACCCGGAGACGGTCAGCACCGACTACGACACCGCCGACCGCCTGTACTTCGAGCCTCTGACTTTCGAGGACGTCATGAACATCGTCGAGCACGAGCAGCCGGTGGGCGTGATCGTGCAGCTCGGCGGGCAGACGCCCCTGAAACTCGCCCGCCGCCTCGCGGACGCCGGCGCACCCATCATCGGCACGTCGCCGGAGACCATCCACGAGGCGGAAGACCGCGCGTCCTTCAACGCCCTGTGCGAACGCCTGGGCCTGCCGCAGCCCCGGGGCAAGGTCGCCGCCACGCCGGATCAGGCCGCCGCGCTGGCCGCCGAACTCGGCTTCCCGCTGATGGCCCGGCCCAGCTACGTCCTCGGCGGCCGCGCCATGCGCACGGTGCGCAGCATGGACGAACTCACCACCTACCTCGACGAGGTCTACGCCGCCGTCGAGGGCCAGCCCAGCATCCTGCTCGACCAGTTCCTCGAAGGTGCGCTGGAACTGGACGTGGATACCCTGTGCGACGGCCAGCAGGCGGTGGTCGCCGGCATCATGGAGCACATCGAGGCGGCCGGCGTCCACAGCGGCGACAGCGCGTGCATCCTGCCGCCGGTCACGCTCTCGCCTGAACTCCTCGCCCGCGTGAAGGCCGACACGGAACGCCTCGCGCTGGAACTGGGCGTAAAGGGCCTGATGAATGTCCAGTGGGCCGTCAAGGACGACGTCGCGTACATCCTCGAGGCGAACCCGCGCGCCAGCCGCACGGTGCCGTTCGTGTCCAAGGCCGTGAACCACCCGCTGGCCAAGAGCGCCGCCCGCATTGCCGTGGGGCACACGCTGGAACAGATCGGGCTGAGCGAGACGCCCACGCCCGACATGTACTCCGTGAAGGAAGTGCACCTGCCGTTCCTGAAGTTCGCCGGCGTGATCCCCACCCTGGGGCCGGAGATGAAGAGCACCGGCGAGAGCATGGGCATCGACCGCGATCCGTACCTGGCGTACTACCGCGCGCAGATCGGCGCGAAGAGCAACGTGCCCACCCAGGGCACCGCCCTGCTGCTCGGGGACGGCCTGGACGACGTGGCCGCCAGCCTGGAGCACAGTGGCCTGACCGTGATCCGCACGCAGGACGGCACCACGTTGCCTGACCTGCTGATCGACGTGACCGGCAGCCGCCTGCTGCGCACCGCGCTGGAACGTGGCGTGCCGATCGTCAGCACGAAGGAAGCCGCCGAGTGGACGGCCAAGGCCATCGCCGCCGCGAAGGGGCAGGAATTGGGTGTGACGAGCTTGCAGGAGTGGGTGGGCTGA
- a CDS encoding ABC transporter substrate-binding protein, with the protein MRHSIKAALTAALSLSLLSTAGAQSSRQSTLVIGGDFSDLITLDPGVSYEFSGSLVTGNLYDTLVAYEGNNLSTLRPRLASSWTVTPTSTGSRITFKLRDAKFSTGRPVTAADVVYSVNRAINLKTPSSFLYTDVANLKVGSVTATDAKTVVFDIPKTANPNIVLALLTFNIGGVIDSAEAKAHETNGDYGSAWLKDHSAGSGPFVLNRWDKSAQVALDVNPQAFRRSPNIKRVILRYMLESSAQQSAVNSGEIDVAMNYTPDAFKDVAAAKKLKTQKADSFLLAYLGMNSAKGMPFEDARVREAVRYAIDQDGIISGLLQGLGRKTQTIIPIGLAGSDAKIYYPYNPDKAKELLKAAGKGDGFSVDFFVSTGSCAGGVPCADLAAKIQADLAKVGIKANIKQMVNSELLTAYRAQKAPLVQVSWSPDYPDADGNGTPLSDYNAKSLAWRNGWQNADASKLAQSAAIETDAAKRLNLYKQLTALMAKDGPFAILYQPSRPIVIQPNVSGFNQNANGDVQFEKISKK; encoded by the coding sequence ATGCGCCATTCGATCAAAGCTGCCCTGACCGCCGCCCTCTCGCTGAGCCTGCTGTCCACCGCCGGCGCGCAGTCCTCGCGCCAGAGCACGCTGGTCATCGGCGGGGATTTCAGCGACCTGATCACGCTCGATCCCGGCGTGTCCTACGAGTTCTCGGGCTCGCTGGTCACGGGGAACCTGTACGACACGCTGGTGGCGTACGAGGGCAACAACCTCTCGACCCTGCGGCCCCGCCTCGCGTCGAGCTGGACCGTCACGCCGACCTCGACCGGCTCGCGCATCACCTTCAAGCTGCGCGACGCGAAGTTCAGCACCGGGCGGCCGGTCACGGCGGCGGACGTGGTGTACTCGGTGAACCGCGCGATCAACCTCAAGACCCCGTCGAGCTTCCTGTACACCGACGTGGCGAACCTGAAGGTCGGCTCGGTCACGGCGACCGACGCCAAGACCGTGGTGTTCGACATTCCCAAGACCGCGAACCCGAACATCGTGCTGGCGCTGCTGACCTTCAACATCGGCGGCGTGATCGACTCCGCCGAGGCCAAGGCGCACGAGACGAACGGCGACTACGGCAGCGCGTGGCTCAAGGACCACTCGGCGGGCAGCGGACCCTTCGTGCTCAACCGCTGGGACAAGAGCGCGCAGGTGGCGCTGGACGTCAACCCGCAGGCCTTCCGCCGCTCGCCGAACATCAAGCGCGTGATCCTGCGCTACATGCTGGAGTCCAGCGCCCAGCAGTCGGCCGTCAACTCCGGCGAGATCGACGTGGCCATGAACTACACGCCGGACGCCTTCAAGGACGTCGCGGCCGCCAAGAAACTCAAGACGCAGAAGGCCGACAGCTTCCTGCTGGCGTACCTGGGCATGAACTCCGCCAAGGGCATGCCCTTCGAGGACGCCCGCGTGCGCGAGGCCGTGCGCTACGCCATCGACCAGGACGGCATCATCTCGGGGCTGCTGCAGGGCCTGGGCCGCAAGACGCAGACCATCATCCCCATCGGCCTGGCAGGCTCCGATGCCAAGATCTACTACCCCTACAACCCCGACAAGGCCAAGGAACTCCTCAAGGCCGCCGGCAAGGGTGACGGTTTCAGCGTGGACTTCTTCGTGAGCACCGGCTCGTGCGCGGGCGGCGTGCCCTGCGCGGACCTCGCCGCGAAGATCCAGGCGGACCTCGCCAAGGTGGGCATCAAGGCGAACATCAAGCAGATGGTGAACAGTGAGCTGCTCACCGCGTACCGCGCCCAGAAGGCCCCGCTGGTGCAGGTGTCGTGGAGCCCGGACTACCCGGACGCCGACGGCAACGGCACGCCTCTCTCGGACTACAACGCCAAGTCGCTGGCGTGGCGCAACGGCTGGCAGAACGCGGACGCCAGCAAGCTCGCGCAGTCGGCCGCCATCGAGACCGACGCCGCCAAGCGCCTGAACCTGTACAAGCAGCTCACGGCGCTGATGGCCAAGGACGGACCCTTCGCGATCCTGTACCAGCCCAGCCGGCCCATCGTGATCCAGCCGAATGTCAGCGGCTTCAACCAGAACGCCAACGGCGACGTGCAGTTCGAGAAGATCAGCAAGAAGTAA
- a CDS encoding nucleotidyltransferase domain-containing protein: MSLPPILPVGTSVTTKVALDGRPVGSVGTVVQAPGDLQHAYRIRFSDGAEVALPRRTFGVRRHDKNWLPSAERDLAPFVQYRCVVGSRAFGLDTAGSDTDLRGFFLPPARDDWSLEGVPEQLEHGEEVYWEARKFVLLALKANPNVLEVLYSPHVLTATPIARDLLDLRGAFLSRLVYQTYAGYVAGQFRRIEADLRQHGQVRWKHAMHLLRLLMGGTHLLQTGVVLLDVGAEREALLAIKRGEVPWPEVEAWRAALHREFEAAYAATTLPERPDYAAVQDWLIRARRAALEW; encoded by the coding sequence ATGAGTCTGCCGCCGATCCTGCCCGTGGGCACCAGCGTCACCACGAAGGTCGCGCTGGACGGGCGGCCCGTGGGCAGTGTGGGCACGGTCGTGCAGGCGCCCGGCGACCTCCAGCACGCCTACCGCATCCGCTTCTCCGATGGTGCGGAGGTCGCGCTGCCCCGGCGGACGTTCGGCGTGCGCCGCCACGACAAGAACTGGCTGCCGTCCGCGGAACGGGACCTCGCGCCGTTCGTGCAGTACCGCTGCGTGGTCGGCAGCCGCGCCTTCGGTCTGGACACGGCCGGCAGCGATACCGACCTGCGCGGCTTCTTTCTGCCTCCGGCCCGCGACGACTGGAGCCTGGAGGGCGTACCCGAGCAGCTCGAGCACGGCGAGGAGGTGTACTGGGAGGCGCGGAAGTTCGTGCTGCTGGCCCTGAAGGCCAACCCGAACGTGCTGGAGGTGCTGTACAGCCCCCACGTGCTCACGGCCACTCCCATCGCGCGGGACCTGCTCGACCTGCGCGGCGCCTTCCTGAGCCGGCTGGTATACCAGACGTACGCCGGCTACGTGGCCGGGCAGTTCAGGAGGATCGAGGCCGATCTGCGCCAGCACGGGCAGGTGCGCTGGAAACACGCCATGCATCTCCTGAGGCTGCTGATGGGCGGCACGCACCTGTTGCAGACGGGCGTGGTGCTGCTGGATGTCGGCGCTGAGCGTGAAGCGCTGCTGGCCATCAAGCGCGGCGAGGTGCCGTGGCCGGAGGTGGAGGCGTGGCGCGCCGCGCTGCACCGCGAGTTCGAGGCGGCGTACGCGGCCACCACCCTGCCCGAGCGCCCGGACTACGCCGCCGTGCAGGACTGGTTGATCCGGGCGCGGCGCGCGGCGCTGGAGTGGTGA
- a CDS encoding SLATT domain-containing protein, which yields MAPTSQAKEDARIKYGNLFEQIRQLYGRTAYSHKTHEKQADLELSLYNRLTNSQIWLSALTTGSLILAVFGDGKTGTIVGALLATLQFGLNLYLKEINLQEKAASHSSAAQELWRVREKLMTLITDMQDKRIETEQVLELRTSYMETLEKVYTSALRTTPRAYSMAQRALKTSGDLSFSESELDHIIG from the coding sequence ATGGCTCCTACTTCCCAAGCTAAGGAGGATGCAAGGATAAAATATGGAAATTTATTTGAGCAAATAAGGCAGCTCTATGGCAGAACCGCTTATTCGCATAAGACCCATGAGAAACAGGCCGACTTAGAACTATCTTTGTATAATCGACTAACTAATTCTCAAATATGGCTGTCTGCACTAACTACCGGTAGCCTGATTTTGGCCGTTTTTGGAGACGGGAAGACTGGTACAATCGTAGGGGCTTTGCTAGCTACGCTTCAATTTGGGCTGAATTTATATCTAAAGGAAATAAATTTACAGGAGAAGGCTGCAAGCCATTCAAGTGCTGCCCAGGAGCTGTGGAGAGTTAGAGAAAAACTGATGACCCTTATTACTGATATGCAAGACAAGCGCATAGAAACAGAACAAGTTCTTGAATTGAGAACCTCGTATATGGAAACACTTGAAAAAGTGTACACTAGCGCATTAAGGACGACTCCTCGTGCATATAGTATGGCGCAAAGAGCCTTGAAGACTTCAGGGGATCTTTCTTTCTCTGAAAGCGAGTTAGATCATATAATCGGTTGA
- a CDS encoding SDR family NAD(P)-dependent oxidoreductase, whose product MDRPLAGRVALVTGGSRGVGRGVALGLGEAGATVYITGRTVQGRHPDLPQVSGSLEETAAEVTALGGMGVPVPCDHRDDAQVRAVVERIGQEHGRLDVLVNNVWGGYEGLHRWDERGQRWQAPFWEQPLELWDDMFVAGVRAHYVASALCAPLLIGAAGLVVNISFFAGQRHHGQENIPYFLAKNADDQMARAMANHLRPHGVTAVSLYPGLVRTEGVLLAPEGTFDFSNSESPQFLGRAVAALAGDPQRLARSGQVLVAAELGEQYGFTDVDGRRPRSIRAEYAEE is encoded by the coding sequence ATGGACAGACCGCTGGCAGGCAGGGTGGCGCTGGTCACGGGCGGCAGCCGGGGCGTGGGCCGCGGCGTGGCGCTGGGACTAGGAGAAGCGGGGGCGACCGTGTACATCACGGGCCGCACGGTGCAGGGCCGGCACCCCGACCTGCCCCAGGTGTCCGGCTCGCTGGAGGAGACGGCAGCCGAGGTCACGGCCCTGGGCGGCATGGGCGTGCCGGTGCCGTGCGACCACCGCGACGACGCGCAAGTGCGGGCCGTGGTGGAGCGCATCGGGCAGGAGCACGGGCGGCTGGACGTGCTGGTGAACAACGTGTGGGGCGGGTACGAGGGCCTGCACCGCTGGGACGAGCGGGGGCAGCGCTGGCAGGCCCCGTTCTGGGAACAGCCGCTGGAGCTGTGGGACGACATGTTCGTGGCGGGCGTGCGGGCGCATTACGTGGCGTCGGCCCTGTGCGCGCCGCTGCTGATCGGCGCGGCGGGGCTGGTCGTGAACATCTCGTTCTTCGCGGGGCAGCGGCACCACGGTCAGGAGAACATCCCGTACTTCCTGGCGAAGAATGCCGACGACCAGATGGCGCGGGCCATGGCGAACCACCTGCGGCCTCACGGGGTCACGGCGGTGTCGCTGTACCCGGGGCTGGTGCGGACGGAGGGCGTGCTGCTGGCCCCGGAGGGCACCTTCGATTTCAGCAACTCGGAGTCGCCTCAGTTCCTGGGCCGGGCGGTGGCGGCGCTGGCGGGCGACCCGCAGCGGCTGGCGCGGTCGGGGCAGGTGCTGGTGGCGGCGGAACTGGGGGAACAGTACGGCTTCACGGACGTGGACGGCCGCCGTCCCCGCTCGATCCGTGCCGAGTACGCGGAGGAGTAG
- a CDS encoding nucleotidyltransferase domain-containing protein produces the protein MHPATTFPLQLPAAARQHPFPLVFATVSGAHLYGFPSPDSDWDLRGVHVLPLRDVLGLDDVPETYAVERDDGVVDLDLVTHDARKFARLLLTRNGYVLEQLLSPLVVQTSAAHAELVALAPGVLTRWHAHHYLGFTANQWRLLDNEDTPRVKPLLYAFRTVLTGLHVMRSGVVEANLEVLNADARLPFLADLIALKRGGKEHELLPEPLNTYRAAHERLVHALEAAEDTTRLPDAVPENVRRAVSDWVVRVRLEPG, from the coding sequence ATGCATCCGGCCACCACCTTCCCGCTCCAGCTTCCTGCCGCCGCGCGCCAGCATCCCTTCCCGCTGGTGTTCGCCACCGTCAGCGGCGCGCATCTGTACGGCTTTCCGAGTCCGGACAGCGACTGGGATCTGCGGGGCGTGCACGTGCTGCCCCTGAGGGACGTGCTCGGCCTGGACGATGTGCCGGAGACGTACGCCGTAGAGCGGGACGACGGCGTGGTGGACCTCGATCTGGTCACGCACGATGCCCGCAAGTTCGCCCGGCTGCTGCTGACGCGCAACGGGTACGTGCTGGAACAGCTGCTCTCGCCGCTGGTGGTGCAGACCTCGGCGGCCCACGCGGAACTCGTCGCCCTGGCACCGGGCGTGCTGACGCGCTGGCACGCGCACCACTACCTGGGGTTCACGGCCAACCAGTGGCGGCTGCTGGACAACGAGGACACGCCGCGCGTCAAGCCGCTGCTGTACGCCTTCCGCACGGTGCTGACCGGCCTGCACGTGATGCGCTCGGGCGTGGTCGAGGCGAACCTGGAGGTGCTGAACGCGGACGCCCGGTTGCCGTTCCTGGCCGACCTGATCGCGCTCAAGCGGGGTGGAAAGGAGCACGAACTCCTGCCCGAACCGCTGAACACCTACCGCGCCGCGCATGAACGGCTGGTGCACGCCCTGGAAGCAGCGGAGGACACGACGCGCCTTCCGGACGCCGTACCGGAGAACGTGCGGCGCGCGGTCAGCGACTGGGTGGTGCGGGTGCGGCTGGAACCGGGCTGA
- a CDS encoding AAA family ATPase: MAAPPPHLDVPSPALVVLIGASMAGKSTFAARHFAPDEVLGPGPDGSAPFGAVAERLTRGLLTVVDAPNVKSHDRRALVELARAHDLPAVAIVLDVPRPELEARHAAHAGAGAGTDALLRQMGELRRTQGGLTHEGFRRVWTLRSGAAATAATVSRVPLRVDRRDLGGPFDVIGDVHGCLPELRDLLSALGYAVDGTDVTPPGGRMAVFLGDLIDRGPDSAGVLRLVMGMVRAGSALCLPGNHEEKLARALDGKSVKLVHGLDATLAQLDAAGAAFRREVREFIATRPSHLVLDGGRLVVAHAGLPERFHGRTSGRVRSFALYGDVDGTRDEYGLPVRGDWAAAYHGAALVVYGHTPHVAPRWVGNTVNIDTGCAFGGHLTALRYPERETLSVPAREQYAVPAKPLPQ, translated from the coding sequence ATGGCCGCCCCGCCCCCTCACCTCGACGTGCCCAGCCCCGCGCTGGTGGTGCTGATCGGCGCGTCCATGGCGGGCAAGTCCACCTTCGCCGCCCGGCACTTCGCGCCGGACGAGGTGCTGGGGCCGGGGCCCGATGGATCGGCCCCCTTCGGCGCGGTCGCGGAGCGCCTGACCCGCGGCCTGCTGACCGTCGTGGACGCGCCGAACGTGAAATCGCACGACCGCCGCGCCCTGGTCGAGTTGGCCCGCGCGCACGACCTGCCCGCCGTGGCGATCGTCCTCGACGTGCCGCGCCCGGAGCTGGAGGCCCGGCACGCCGCCCACGCGGGCGCAGGGGCGGGAACGGACGCGCTGCTGCGGCAGATGGGCGAACTGCGGCGCACCCAGGGCGGCCTGACGCACGAGGGCTTCCGCCGCGTGTGGACGCTGCGCTCCGGGGCCGCTGCGACCGCCGCGACGGTGTCGCGCGTGCCCCTGCGCGTGGATCGCCGCGACCTGGGCGGCCCCTTTGACGTGATCGGAGACGTGCACGGCTGCCTCCCCGAACTCCGCGACCTGCTCTCCGCCCTGGGGTACGCCGTGGACGGCACGGACGTCACGCCGCCCGGCGGACGGATGGCCGTGTTCCTGGGCGACCTGATCGACCGGGGGCCGGATTCCGCCGGGGTGTTGCGGCTGGTCATGGGCATGGTGCGCGCCGGCAGCGCCCTGTGCCTGCCCGGCAACCACGAGGAGAAACTCGCCCGCGCGCTGGACGGCAAGTCCGTGAAACTCGTGCACGGGCTGGACGCCACGCTGGCGCAACTGGACGCGGCCGGGGCCGCCTTCCGGCGCGAGGTGCGCGAGTTCATCGCCACACGGCCCAGCCACCTCGTGCTGGACGGCGGGCGGCTGGTCGTGGCGCACGCCGGCCTGCCCGAGCGCTTCCACGGCCGCACGTCCGGCCGGGTACGCAGCTTCGCGCTGTACGGCGACGTGGACGGCACCCGCGACGAGTACGGCCTGCCCGTACGCGGCGACTGGGCCGCCGCGTACCACGGCGCGGCGCTGGTCGTGTACGGCCACACGCCCCACGTGGCTCCCCGCTGGGTGGGGAACACCGTGAACATCGACACCGGCTGCGCCTTCGGCGGGCACCTGACCGCCCTGCGCTACCCGGAACGGGAGACGCTCAGCGTGCCCGCACGGGAGCAGTACGCGGTGCCCGCCAAGCCCCTACCCCAGTAA
- a CDS encoding SMODS domain-containing nucleotidyltransferase, with product MGVSGDFESFCGNLIITNTSDISQRYRTITWRLNKQYYGSESETAHSLYVGSYGRDTAIHNAHDMDMIFTLPESAYYRFNTYAGNKQSALLQEVRSALQITYPNTSIRGDGQVVVVNFSDGMRFEVVPVFAAREGGYIYPDTNGGGSWQITNPEPEMSALNARNLSTNGNLRRLCRMIRSWRRANSVAISGLQIDTFAYNFIIGWAHKDKSYLYYDYISRDFFGYLKNFDRNQDYWLAPGSGQRVYRKGPFESKAEAAYNNSLLAISYYSDDKPWSAKQKFREVYGSYFPS from the coding sequence ATGGGTGTCAGCGGCGACTTCGAATCATTCTGTGGCAACCTCATCATTACAAATACCTCAGATATTTCGCAACGTTATAGAACCATTACTTGGCGCCTAAATAAGCAGTATTATGGCTCAGAATCTGAAACCGCCCACAGTCTTTATGTAGGCTCCTACGGAAGGGATACTGCGATTCACAATGCCCACGATATGGACATGATATTCACTCTACCTGAAAGTGCCTATTATCGTTTTAATACCTACGCTGGCAATAAGCAATCTGCGCTCTTGCAGGAAGTAAGAAGCGCTTTGCAAATAACGTATCCGAATACCTCTATAAGGGGCGACGGTCAAGTTGTAGTGGTTAATTTTAGTGATGGTATGAGGTTTGAAGTTGTACCTGTTTTCGCTGCCCGCGAGGGTGGCTACATCTATCCTGATACGAATGGTGGAGGTAGCTGGCAGATCACTAATCCAGAGCCAGAAATGAGTGCCCTGAACGCTAGAAACTTGTCTACAAATGGAAACTTAAGAAGGCTCTGTAGGATGATTCGCTCGTGGAGAAGAGCTAATAGCGTTGCTATCAGTGGTCTACAAATAGACACCTTTGCATACAATTTTATCATCGGTTGGGCACATAAAGATAAATCTTATCTCTATTATGACTATATTTCGAGGGACTTTTTCGGGTACTTAAAGAATTTTGATAGAAATCAAGACTATTGGTTAGCTCCGGGAAGTGGTCAGCGTGTTTATAGGAAGGGGCCATTTGAATCAAAGGCAGAGGCAGCTTATAATAACTCTCTTCTGGCTATTTCTTATTATTCTGACGATAAGCCATGGAGTGCGAAACAAAAGTTTAGGGAGGTATATGGCTCCTACTTCCCAAGCTAA